GGTCGGCCAGGTCGTCCGCGGGTGCGACGGGGTGAATTAGAGGGGGGGCGTCCTCCCGGCAGGCGGCGGAGAGGACGAGGGCCGCGAATAGCGGAATCAAGCGGAGGGGCGTGTCATTCAACGATGTACCCAGCCTCCTCCTCGGTGATGACGTCCACCTCCTCCGTGGAGGAGGTGTCGTCGCGCAGGGCGGCGATGCGGTTCCGGGCGAAGGCGATGTCCCCCTCGCCCTCCGAGAGGCTGATGTAGCGCTGCCAGTGGCGGATGGCGTCCAGTGTGTCGCCGGTCTTCTCCAGGAGGAGGGCCAGGTTCCAGTGGGCCAGCGCGTAATCGGGCTTGATTTTGAGCGCCTCCTCGTAGGACTCCCGCGACAGGTCGTAGTACGACAGCTCCTGGTAGGCGTTTCCCAGGTTGTTGTACGCCTTGTAGTAGTAGGGCAGGACCTCGATGGCATTCTCGAAGTAGCTGACGGCGAGGGAGAAGAGCTTCGACTCCATGTAGACCAGGCCGAGGTTGTTGTTGACGAAGGGGTCGTCCGGGGCGATTTCCTGCGCCTTCTCGTACTCCCGGGTCGCGCCGCGCAGGTCTCCGGCGGCGAGGAGGACGTTGCCCGCGTCAATGTACCCGGCCAGCTCGGAGCTTTCTTGAGTTTCCGTCACCGTCGCAGTCTCCTCGGAGGTGGTGGCGGGATGGGAGCCGCCTCCCGTGCCGAAGAGGGAACAGCCGGTGCCGAGGATTAAAAGAAGGGGAAGGCCTGGGACGGGTGTTTTCAATTGTCGGCTCCGAGCTCTTTCGTTTGCGGGTATTCTAGCGTTACGATGGACGGCAGTCAATGGGTACACCGGGCGATACCGAGGCGGAGGGCCCGGAAGCGCGCCGGTATAACTGCATAAATCCTTGACAATTCAAGAAATTCCGGTTATGTTTTGACCGTGGTGATCCGGCGAATGGGTCTGGATAAGACTGTTGACGATACGCGCCATGGACGACGACAGCCGAAGGAAAGATGAGCCCCGGGTGCGCTTTCGGCGCAGCGCGAAGCCGCGCACCAGGTCCGGTTCCGTCACGCACATCATCCTCATGGGCGCCGCCCTGGCCGTAATCGTCTGGCTCATTTTTTACCTGAAGGATTCGAGCCTCTTCGGCGGCGACGGGGAAGGGGTGGAAACGGGGCGCACCCCCGTGGTCCGTGGGTCAGGTCTCGACATAGACGAGAATCTGATCAACTACTTCGATGAGGGCATCCAGCTCCTGCGGCCCGACCGCAATTGGGAATTCGCCTACGGCACCGGCCTGCGCCACGACGAGGCGGACGCGTTCAGCGCGGTCGCGTGGCTGGACGCCACCGAGATCTGCCGGCTGACCCTCTACGACGCCGATCGGCCCGTGGCCAGGGTGCGGGTGGGGAAGCTCCAGCTTCAGGAGTCGCGCACGACCAGCTCGCTGGCCCGCCAGTCCTTCGAGAACATCATGCTCTACGCCCTGAACCCGGACCACCCGTACAATGTGGACACTTGGGAGCCCACGACCACCCTCGACTCGGACGGGCTCCAGGGCACCTACTACGTTATCAAAATCACCCATTCGAAGAACACCCAGGCCGACATCCGCATCGTCGCCTTCTTCGTCAAGGATCTTTGGGTCTATACACTGATGGGCGAGGTGAGCTACGAGGAGTACGATCTCTACCGGGAGAAGTTGCGCTATATCTTCGGTCATTTTGTGTTTATATAGCGCTTAGCGTTTGCATATTTATCCGCCTTGTGGCAGACTAAACCGATGAGTGGCCGTTTCCTGCCGTCGCGCATCGGGGCGGCGGTGGAATAGGAGCCCGCAAGTGGTGGGAGGACGGCGTTGCGTGCCGGTCCCTCCCCCTGGATCGTCATTGACCGTTCCAACTTTAAGGGATAAAACCAGCCGGTTGTTCGGAAGGACCCGTCATGGTTGACCAGAGTTATATCGAGGAGATCAAGCGGAGAAACGCCGAGCGGGCGGCCAAGCTCAAGGAAAGCCTGAAGATCGGCGATTTTTCGAAGCTCGCCCCTTCGGGAACCGGCGACGAGCCGCCCGGAGCAGTGGTGATCACCCCGGGGGGCGCAAGAAAAGCCGCCGGACCACCTCCCCCTCCCGCGGGAAAACCGGCCGCCGCAGGACCGCCCCCTCCGCCGCCCTCCCGGACCGAAGCGGTTCGCACCGCTCCTCCGCTCCCGCAGACCGCCGCCCGAGTCGCATCAGCTCCTCCTCCGCCGCCCGAAGCCCGGGCCGAGAGACCGGCCCCGCCCCCCGAAGCGGTGAGAGAGCCCCTCGTTCCCTCCGAGGGCATTTGGGACGAGATTCTCGGTGAGACCGTGGAGGCCGCGCCCGACGAGATGCCGTCCCCCCTGGACACCGGCCCCAGCACCTCCGAGCTCGAAGAATTCAAGGTGCCTCTCTTCGACACGACCCGGATCGAGGAGGAGGAGGTCGAGGAGGAGGAAGAGGTAGCCGCGGTGTCGGAAGAACAGGAAGGCATAACCGACGAGTTCGTCGTCCCCGCTTTCGATTCCGGAACGACCACGGAGGTGGTCGAGGAGGAGTACGCAGTTCCGGCCTTCGATTCCGCGGAAGCAGAGGCCCTCGTCGAGGCCGAGGAGGAGTACGCGGTCCCGGCCTTCGATTCCTCCGCCGCGGCGCCCGCGCCCGTCGAGGAGGCCGCCGTCCCCGCCTTCGATACCTCCGAGCCCGTCGAGGAGCTGGAGGAGGTCGAGGAGGAGTACGCGGTTCCCGCCTTCGACACCGCCGTCGAGGTCCCGGTGGAGGCACCGCTCAGGCCGGCCGCCGGGATTCCGGTCGCCGAGCCCGCCGCTGCGGCGCTGACGACCTTCGACAACTACATCGTCCTCGAGGTCAAGGGTTCGGAGCTCCGTCTGAGGCGCCGCAACATTTCGCTGCGCGAGGCCGTCTCCCTCTTCGAGGTTGCCCTGGAGGAGTGCCGCAAACTCCTCGAGGAATAGGCGCCCTTTCGGGTTGATCCATGCGGGGCGCAGCGTTGCGCCCCAATCTGAACTCCGACCGAGTCCGCCAACCGTTCGAGTCCAACGAGCGCGCCTTGATCTTCAACAAGATACACCCCCGCTACATCGCCCTGGACCTGGGAACCACCAGCACCCTGATCCACCTCGAGGGTCAGGGTGTGGTTGTGAACGAGCCCTCGGTCATCGCCGTCAACGAGAAGGGGCAGATCGAGGCGCTGGGCCATGAGGCCAAGCGGATGCTGGGGCGCACCCCGCCGAACATCCGCGCCATTCGGCCCATGGAGGACGGCGTCATCGCCGACTACGAGACCGCCGAGCTCATGCTCAAGGCCCTTTTGCGCCAGGCGCTCAAGGGGGCGTCCATCGTGAAGCCGAGGGCGCTGTGCTGCGTGCCCTCGGGGATAACGGAGGTGGAGAAGCGGGCGATCCGCGACTCGGTGAAGAACGCCGGCGTCCGGGAGATATACCTCATTGAGGAGCCCATCGCCGCCGCGGTGGGGATGCGGCTCCCCATCGAGGAGAGCACCGGCTCCATCGTGGTGGACGTGGGCGGCGGCACCACCGAGGTCGCCGTGATGTGCCTCGGCGGGGTGGTGGTGTCCGAGTCGCGCAAGATCGGCGGGAACGTGATGGACGAGGCTGTGGACCGCTACCTCCGCAGCCACTACAACATCTTCGTCGGCGAGCAGATCTGCGAGGAGATAAAGATCACCATCGGCTCCGCCGTGCCCCTGGAGGAGGAGGAGAACTTCGTGGTCAAGGGCCGGAACATGCTCAACGGCATCCCGACCACGGTGACGATCAGCTCCACCGAGGTGCGCGAGGCGCTGCGCGAGTGCATCGTGCAGGTGATAGGCGCCGTCCGCTCCACCCTGGAGCAGACGCCGCCCGAGCTGGCCTCCGACATCGTCAACGCCGGGATCAACATGACGGGCGGCGGCTCGCTGTTGAAGCGCCTGGACGACGCCATCACCCAGGAAACGAACCTCAGGGTCCACCGCGCCGCTTCGCCCCTGACCACGATCATCGAGGGGCTCGGGATGATTCTGGACGACTTCCGCCGTTACCGGAGACTCTTTAACCTCTACCCGACGTAGGACGCTTCGCGTCCATTGAGGATTGAGGGCGGGGGCCCTCTTTTTTATTGGGAAGCGACCGATTCTCGGGACATTCGGGAATCGGGGGAGCGGCCGTTGAGCAAATCGCACCGCGTCCCCTTGGCTCCGTTTCAGCGTGGTATAATCCGGGCCCGTAAGAACCGAATCCACGCCGGCTTATCCATTTTAGAGGCGATGGCTCTCACCGCCGCAGGTAAGATTTTTAAAAACGAGGGCGTGCGCTGGGGGCTGACCGTCCTCGGCCTGGCGGTCGTCGTCGCCGGCTCGACATGGCTCCGGCGCTCCCTCTGGAGCGACGACACCCTGATGGTCTCCGACGCGGCCTTCCGCTACCGCCTGGCCCGGATGTACGCCCAGGGGGAGACGCCGCCCGAGCGGGATTTTCGGGTGATGCCACCCGAGGGCCAGCCGCTCCACGACGACCTCCTCCTCGTCGAGGACGCCCTGGTGGGGTGGACCTACCGCCTCTTCCACACCGGCTACGACGAGGCGTCCTTCTCGGACCACCTCGCGCTGTGGGTTTCATTTGTGAGCTCCCTGGGCGCGGGGGCGGTATTCCTCCTCGGTTACGCCCTGTGGCGGAGGCGAAGCTTGGCCCTCGCCGCGGCGCTCATCGCCGTCTTCGCCGTGGCCTCCGTGGACCGGACGGTCAACGTCTACCTGCGCGAGCACCTCGCGGTGCCCTTTGCCCTCCTCGGCTGGGCGGGGATGCTCGGCGCCCTCGGTCCGCCGAGCGACGATTCCGGTTGGAGGAAACGCCTGCCCTGGCTCGTCGCTTGCGGCCTGGGGTGGGGCGTGGCGCTGGCCGCCTGGCATCTCGCGGGCTTCCTCCTCACGGTGACGGCGGTCCTCCTGGCCGTGTACCTCCTCTGGCGGAAGGAGTGGAGGTCAATCGGCCCGACGGCCCTCGTCCTGGGGGGAGTCACCCTCGTGGTCGGCCTGGCCGTTCCGGCTCTGCGGGTGAAGGGGCTGGCCCTCTCGCCGGGCGCCTGCCTGCTATACCTGACCGCCCTGGTGTGCCTGGTGCCAAGGCTGAGGCGCGTCCTGGAGCCGCGACGATGGCGCACAATCCTGGCGCTCGTCGGCGGCGCGGCGGTCATCTTTATCGCCGGTCGTCTCCTCTGGGGTCAGGAAAGCCAGTTCGGTCACGTTTACACCCTCTTCTGGGACAAGCTTCTTTTTCTCGGTCAGAAGCCGGCCGACCCGGCCCGGTTGTCCTGGATAAGCCGGGCGCTGTGGTCCGGGCCCTTCGACGGCCCGACCCTGACGGGTTTCCTATCCACAAACTGGCTTCTCCTGCCTTTTGGTGCCGCCGGGGCGGCGGTTTGCTTCGGGGACTGGCGCCGGGGAAAAATATCGCGGGCCGCCGTCCTCTTTCTGGGATTGACCGTAGCCCTGCTGGCCGGTTTTCTCTTCTTCCGCCGGCTGGAGGTTTTTCTCGCCCCGATGCTGGCCCTGGCCGCGGCGGGGCTCATCACCCGAATAGACTCCCGGCGGAAGCTGCCCCTGGTCGTCGGCCTGGCCGGTCTCGCCTTCTTCAACGTTTACCAGTCTGCCAATATCGCCGGGGACGACGCGGTGCGGCGGGTCGTCGCCCGCCTGGCGGACCAGCCCCGCCCGTGGCCCCACGACATCGGCGACGAGCTGCGGGTCGTCATCGCTTGGCTGCGGGAGAACACACCGCCCGACGCCGTGCTCGCCGCGCGGTACAACATCGCCCCCATGCTTCTGGCCTACGCCGACCGCCCCGTTGCGCTGCACTCCATCTGGGAGTCGTCCGAGGTCCGGGAGCGGGCGCGGCGGTTCACCCTCGGCCAGTTCGGGGATGAGGGCGATTTTGAAAAGTTGCTCGCGGGGTGGGGGGTGGACTACCTGGTGGTGAGCGCCGCCGACTCACTCGACTTCGGTCCCGAGTCGGCGCGCTACGAGGCCGATGCCCTCCGACCGGTCGAAGGGGAGGCGATTGCCGCGCTCTGCCTATTCCCGGAGGAATTGACCGGCTTCGATCTGCAATTCCAGACCCCATCCTTCCGGGTGTACGCGGTCGGA
This sequence is a window from bacterium. Protein-coding genes within it:
- a CDS encoding tetratricopeptide repeat protein — encoded protein: MKTPVPGLPLLLILGTGCSLFGTGGGSHPATTSEETATVTETQESSELAGYIDAGNVLLAAGDLRGATREYEKAQEIAPDDPFVNNNLGLVYMESKLFSLAVSYFENAIEVLPYYYKAYNNLGNAYQELSYYDLSRESYEEALKIKPDYALAHWNLALLLEKTGDTLDAIRHWQRYISLSEGEGDIAFARNRIAALRDDTSSTEEVDVITEEEAGYIVE
- a CDS encoding rod shape-determining protein, encoding MRPNLNSDRVRQPFESNERALIFNKIHPRYIALDLGTTSTLIHLEGQGVVVNEPSVIAVNEKGQIEALGHEAKRMLGRTPPNIRAIRPMEDGVIADYETAELMLKALLRQALKGASIVKPRALCCVPSGITEVEKRAIRDSVKNAGVREIYLIEEPIAAAVGMRLPIEESTGSIVVDVGGGTTEVAVMCLGGVVVSESRKIGGNVMDEAVDRYLRSHYNIFVGEQICEEIKITIGSAVPLEEEENFVVKGRNMLNGIPTTVTISSTEVREALRECIVQVIGAVRSTLEQTPPELASDIVNAGINMTGGGSLLKRLDDAITQETNLRVHRAASPLTTIIEGLGMILDDFRRYRRLFNLYPT
- a CDS encoding tetratricopeptide repeat protein yields the protein MALTAAGKIFKNEGVRWGLTVLGLAVVVAGSTWLRRSLWSDDTLMVSDAAFRYRLARMYAQGETPPERDFRVMPPEGQPLHDDLLLVEDALVGWTYRLFHTGYDEASFSDHLALWVSFVSSLGAGAVFLLGYALWRRRSLALAAALIAVFAVASVDRTVNVYLREHLAVPFALLGWAGMLGALGPPSDDSGWRKRLPWLVACGLGWGVALAAWHLAGFLLTVTAVLLAVYLLWRKEWRSIGPTALVLGGVTLVVGLAVPALRVKGLALSPGACLLYLTALVCLVPRLRRVLEPRRWRTILALVGGAAVIFIAGRLLWGQESQFGHVYTLFWDKLLFLGQKPADPARLSWISRALWSGPFDGPTLTGFLSTNWLLLPFGAAGAAVCFGDWRRGKISRAAVLFLGLTVALLAGFLFFRRLEVFLAPMLALAAAGLITRIDSRRKLPLVVGLAGLAFFNVYQSANIAGDDAVRRVVARLADQPRPWPHDIGDELRVVIAWLRENTPPDAVLAARYNIAPMLLAYADRPVALHSIWESSEVRERARRFTLGQFGDEGDFEKLLAGWGVDYLVVSAADSLDFGPESARYEADALRPVEGEAIAALCLFPEELTGFDLQFQTPSFRVYAVGDKPVGRPFYGDSRSCALAGSPPDAHPVGAYSPLFDPASPIVAGTEPADRGSVIYAALDDYNLGASLYNGGRHDQAVPRFRRVLERVGDLNRAGYWLAAALYRSGDPAGAEAALDSFLGHSPGDMDGLLLRAEVLRALGRSADALVELQTEIARLPDEPRLYDELAEVYRGLGDFRQAELLRQRAREVAGA